Proteins encoded together in one Flavobacterium keumense window:
- the rpsR gene encoding 30S ribosomal protein S18, translating into MATLQQSASGKKDGDIRYLTPLNIETNKTKKYCRFKKSGIKYVDYKDPDFLLKFVNEQGKILPRRLTGTSLKFQRKVSVAVKRARHLALMPYVADLLK; encoded by the coding sequence ATGGCTACATTACAACAATCTGCTTCAGGAAAAAAAGACGGAGATATCAGATATCTTACGCCTTTGAACATAGAAACTAACAAAACTAAAAAGTATTGTCGTTTCAAAAAATCAGGTATCAAATATGTTGATTATAAAGATCCTGATTTCTTACTAAAATTTGTGAATGAGCAAGGAAAAATTCTTCCTCGTCGTTTAACAGGAACTTCATTGAAATTTCAAAGAAAAGTGTCTGTTGCTGTAAAAAGAGCACGTCACTTAGCTTTAATGCCATACGTGGCCGATTTATTAAAATAA
- the priA gene encoding replication restart helicase PriA, whose product MYFVEVILPLSLAKTFTYKVSEAEFHFVKNGMRVVVPFGKSKMYTALIIDKHQNEPSLYEAKEIDQILDEKPIVTEFQIAHWQWIASYYMCAIGDVYRGAMPSALLLESETIISQKQSVVIDESLLSDEEFLIYQALQQQSSLRIQDITAILNKKNIFPVVQKLINKNILVLHEEVQELYKPKLVRYVRLHSQYDSNSGLSELLETLKSASKQREIVLTYFHLNAAEKKPISVKQLVEAANSTSSIVKALIEKEILEEYFIQEDRINFSGNAQEAALQLSVAQQQAYDQINERFESKEVCLLHGVTSSGKTEIYIKLIEEQIATGKQVVYLLPEIALTTQLVSRLRAYFGDKVGVYHSKYSNNERIELWKQVLEQSPKAQIVIGARSALFLPFSNLSLVIVDEEHEQTFKQVDPAPRYHARDAAIVLANMHKAKVLLGSATPSIESYFNAQSDKYGLVEITERYGNVQLPEIELVDLKDSYFRKKMTGHFSDSLIEAITTALSLGEQVILFQNRRGYSPIMECLSCGNVPQCQQCDVSLTYHKHKNQLRCHYCGYSMAKPTHCHSCSSIDLATKGFGTEQIEQELLTIFPNAKIGRMDQDTTRAKFGFEKIIDSFKNQEIEILVGTQMLAKGLDFNNVSLVGIMNADTMLYHPDFRAFERSFQMMTQVSGRSGRSEKRGKVVIQTYNPNHNTIQQVTNNDYIGMYKEQLYDRQIYKYPPYFRLVKLTLKHRDFDKLKEGAMWLYQVMSQNLALPVLGPEEPPISRIRNEYIRTILIKIPQSSSMGSAKKTIQKMLNSFEAVPQYRAIKGAINVDYY is encoded by the coding sequence ATGTATTTTGTCGAAGTAATTTTACCGTTATCACTTGCTAAAACCTTTACGTATAAGGTTTCAGAAGCTGAATTTCATTTTGTAAAAAACGGGATGCGGGTGGTGGTGCCTTTTGGCAAAAGTAAAATGTACACGGCTTTGATTATCGATAAGCATCAAAATGAGCCATCGCTGTATGAAGCCAAAGAAATTGATCAAATACTAGATGAAAAACCGATTGTAACTGAGTTTCAAATTGCACATTGGCAATGGATTGCGAGCTACTATATGTGCGCAATTGGAGATGTGTATCGAGGCGCTATGCCGAGTGCTTTGTTATTAGAAAGTGAAACGATTATTTCGCAAAAACAATCTGTGGTGATAGACGAAAGTTTGCTTTCGGATGAGGAGTTTTTAATCTATCAAGCCTTACAACAACAAAGTTCGTTACGTATTCAAGATATTACGGCTATTTTGAACAAGAAAAATATTTTTCCAGTTGTTCAGAAATTGATTAACAAAAATATTTTGGTGCTTCATGAAGAAGTTCAAGAATTGTACAAGCCTAAATTAGTTCGCTATGTGCGACTGCATTCCCAATATGATTCTAATTCGGGCTTAAGTGAATTGTTAGAAACACTAAAAAGTGCCTCCAAACAAAGAGAAATTGTGTTGACTTATTTTCATTTGAACGCAGCAGAGAAAAAGCCAATTTCGGTTAAGCAATTAGTGGAAGCTGCAAATTCAACATCGTCAATCGTAAAAGCATTGATTGAAAAAGAAATACTAGAAGAATACTTTATTCAAGAAGACAGGATTAATTTTAGCGGCAATGCTCAAGAAGCAGCTTTGCAATTGAGTGTAGCACAACAGCAAGCTTATGATCAGATTAATGAACGTTTTGAATCAAAAGAGGTTTGCTTATTACACGGAGTCACTTCAAGTGGAAAGACGGAAATTTACATTAAGCTAATCGAAGAACAAATAGCGACGGGAAAGCAAGTAGTGTATCTTTTGCCTGAAATTGCTTTAACTACGCAGTTAGTCAGTCGTTTACGAGCCTATTTTGGAGATAAAGTAGGGGTGTATCATTCCAAATACAGCAATAATGAACGTATTGAATTGTGGAAACAAGTTTTAGAACAATCCCCAAAAGCACAAATAGTAATAGGAGCGAGGTCGGCCTTGTTTTTACCTTTTTCTAATTTGAGTTTGGTTATTGTGGATGAAGAACACGAACAAACTTTTAAACAAGTAGATCCTGCGCCAAGGTACCACGCTCGAGATGCTGCTATAGTTTTAGCAAATATGCATAAAGCTAAAGTGCTTCTGGGGTCGGCAACGCCAAGTATTGAATCGTATTTTAATGCGCAATCAGATAAATATGGTTTGGTCGAAATTACGGAACGTTACGGAAATGTTCAGTTGCCAGAAATTGAGTTAGTTGATTTAAAAGACAGCTACTTCCGTAAAAAAATGACCGGACATTTTAGTGATTCATTAATCGAAGCCATCACTACCGCTTTGTCATTAGGAGAACAAGTGATTTTATTTCAAAATAGAAGAGGCTATTCGCCTATAATGGAATGTCTTAGTTGTGGTAACGTACCGCAATGTCAGCAATGTGATGTGAGTTTGACCTATCATAAGCACAAAAATCAGTTGCGTTGTCATTATTGTGGCTATTCAATGGCAAAGCCAACGCATTGTCACAGTTGTTCGAGTATTGATTTGGCTACAAAAGGCTTTGGTACGGAACAAATCGAACAAGAATTGCTTACTATTTTTCCGAATGCCAAAATAGGAAGAATGGATCAAGATACCACCAGAGCTAAGTTTGGGTTTGAAAAAATCATTGATAGTTTTAAAAATCAAGAAATAGAGATTTTAGTTGGAACTCAAATGCTTGCTAAAGGTTTGGATTTTAATAACGTGAGTTTGGTAGGTATAATGAATGCTGACACTATGTTGTATCATCCTGATTTTAGAGCTTTTGAAAGGAGTTTTCAAATGATGACTCAGGTTTCGGGTCGTTCAGGGCGTTCAGAAAAACGAGGAAAAGTGGTGATTCAAACCTATAACCCGAATCATAATACGATACAGCAAGTAACTAATAATGATTATATTGGAATGTATAAAGAGCAGTTGTATGACCGCCAAATATATAAATACCCACCTTATTTCAGACTAGTTAAACTAACATTGAAGCATCGTGATTTTGATAAATTAAAAGAAGGGGCGATGTGGTTGTATCAGGTAATGAGTCAAAATTTAGCATTACCTGTTTTGGGTCCCGAAGAACCACCTATTAGTAGGATAAGAAATGAATATATTCGAACTATTTTGATTAAAATTCCTCAAAGTAGTTCAATGGGTAGTGCTAAAAAAACAATTCAAAAAATGCTTAATAGTTTTGAAGCAGTTCCGCAATATAGGGCAATAAAAGGGGCAATCAATGTAGATTATTATTGA
- the rpsF gene encoding 30S ribosomal protein S6 produces MNHYETVFILNPVLSEVQVKETVSKFEEFLTSRGAEMVAKEDWGLKKMAYEIQNKKSGFYHLFEFKVAGEVLLAFETEFRRDERVMRFLTVSLDKHAISWAERRRTKLKSQKA; encoded by the coding sequence ATGAATCATTATGAAACTGTTTTCATTTTAAATCCCGTTTTATCTGAAGTTCAGGTAAAGGAAACAGTAAGCAAATTTGAAGAATTTCTTACTAGTCGTGGTGCTGAAATGGTAGCTAAAGAAGACTGGGGTCTTAAAAAAATGGCTTACGAAATTCAAAACAAGAAAAGTGGTTTTTACCATTTATTCGAATTCAAAGTTGCTGGTGAAGTATTGCTTGCTTTTGAAACTGAATTTAGACGTGACGAGAGAGTAATGCGTTTCTTAACTGTAAGTTTAGACAAACACGCAATTTCTTGGGCTGAAAGAAGAAGAACTAAACTTAAATCTCAAAAAGCGTAA
- a CDS encoding LytR/AlgR family response regulator transcription factor, which produces MKLNCLIIEDSAVQRMIITRLVNNHTQLNLIGDFSNAIEARSYMNIHPVDLVFLDIEMPVINGFSFLEGLKTKPQIIFVTAKAEYALKAFDYDATDYLQKPVTQNRFETAVKRALHLHSLEHEIKEDSGEYIFIKSNLKKLKIFTSKIKWIEAFGDYVKVVTEEGNNLVLSTMKSFEGNLSKEKFVRVHKSYIINIDKVERYNSKFAEIGSSKIPLSRHKKEDLIKALSFA; this is translated from the coding sequence ATGAAATTAAACTGCTTAATAATTGAGGACAGTGCTGTCCAAAGAATGATTATAACACGACTGGTTAACAATCATACTCAATTAAACCTAATAGGTGACTTCTCCAATGCTATAGAAGCAAGAAGCTACATGAATATTCATCCAGTAGATTTAGTATTTTTAGATATTGAAATGCCTGTAATCAATGGATTTTCTTTCCTAGAAGGTTTAAAAACAAAACCTCAAATCATTTTTGTTACCGCTAAAGCAGAATACGCTTTAAAAGCATTTGATTACGACGCTACTGACTACCTTCAGAAACCAGTTACTCAAAATCGATTTGAAACTGCCGTAAAACGCGCCTTGCATTTACATTCTCTCGAACATGAAATCAAAGAAGATTCTGGCGAATATATTTTTATTAAAAGTAATCTCAAAAAATTAAAAATATTCACTTCTAAGATAAAGTGGATTGAGGCTTTTGGAGATTATGTAAAAGTAGTTACCGAGGAAGGGAATAATCTTGTACTTTCTACAATGAAATCATTTGAAGGCAACCTAAGCAAAGAGAAATTTGTAAGAGTACACAAATCCTACATCATTAATATTGACAAAGTAGAGCGCTACAATAGCAAGTTTGCCGAGATTGGTTCTTCTAAAATTCCTTTAAGTAGACATAAAAAAGAAGACTTAATTAAAGCACTCTCCTTTGCGTAG